The following coding sequences lie in one Candidatus Kinetoplastibacterium sorsogonicusi genomic window:
- a CDS encoding PD-(D/E)XK nuclease family protein, producing the protein MKKINNYQYLELYEIFKFESKETLILVSNNFIKNKTYEEFIFYSKKIDKPIKLYKILTLKDWIYDLYYEYNIKISSKNVNSKKILNDVEENLIWQEILLSKQKSKYFKLLETFAKESYDIINEWNLNIEYLENNQKYNIFLEKLKKYRKYLKNNELEDFDILFQKILIALSKFEILLPFNIILIGFFQFSPRLNCFLNSLSINNTNIYIVTHSKNLKYYRKYIAIDFEDEWSTAIKWVSNNLLENSKKKFAIVSSNIDKNINLINRLLNSYSINNVYISLSKSLFFFDFVKAAIFWLKAIHRSVYYNQHKPSLYGKALLSGCYFNNKKDFYNYSLLDIEFRTLTNDNLSKKELLVYIDKYGSLKKNLVSAFKIWKAVKNHTKLDNWIKTIIEVLKAIGFPGEQSNEYFIQIQINQLLNNLFILSNIKGIINGDELIDILENVSKKIYTKNDNYIRKTNFYILDPSECIDISWDGVWYINLPIESKNPFLPDNFYNKLLSENILYEKIKNSTEILIISFCKTNEIIKNKTLTFIDNIKFLENNFSNFKNKSQDINIEYFKDDKGPEIDNNTTFSGGIDILELQARNPQWAFVKYRLKANKIKNYNNNNYAYIRGKIIHKSLELFWSIVKNQFSLKKIIENNKLHNILKAIIKKSIKLEFFNYNKKLIELEKYRSFNLLYKWLLFETNRPNFAISSLEKKFTFFKGRLQINIIVDRVDEIDDNKFIIIDYKTGKIFNYKLEDWFSKKLRNLQLPIYSALLNNLNFNGSINGFVIAHIYPFNFKYYGLSKLNLFIDGIHILPNDIIKNNISWEEINKIWNKSLQILTDDFINGYANNNFSNIEDIKFCDILPFLRSNLV; encoded by the coding sequence ATGAAAAAAATTAATAATTACCAATATTTAGAATTATACGAAATTTTCAAATTTGAATCTAAAGAAACTTTAATTTTAGTTAGTAATAATTTTATTAAAAATAAAACATATGAAGAATTTATATTCTATTCTAAAAAAATTGATAAACCAATAAAATTATATAAAATATTAACATTAAAAGATTGGATATATGATTTATATTATGAATATAATATAAAAATATCTTCTAAAAATGTAAATTCAAAAAAAATACTCAATGATGTTGAAGAAAATTTAATTTGGCAAGAAATACTTTTATCAAAACAAAAATCTAAATATTTCAAATTACTCGAAACCTTTGCTAAAGAATCATATGATATAATCAACGAATGGAATTTAAATATAGAATATCTAGAAAATAATCAGAAATATAATATTTTTCTAGAAAAACTAAAAAAATATAGAAAATATTTAAAAAATAATGAATTAGAAGATTTTGATATATTATTTCAAAAAATATTAATAGCATTATCAAAATTTGAAATTTTACTACCATTCAATATAATTTTAATAGGTTTTTTTCAATTTTCTCCTAGATTGAATTGCTTTTTAAATTCATTATCTATAAATAATACTAATATATATATTGTTACTCATAGTAAAAATTTAAAATATTACCGTAAATATATTGCTATTGATTTTGAAGATGAATGGTCTACTGCAATTAAATGGGTATCAAATAATTTATTAGAAAATTCTAAAAAAAAATTTGCCATTGTATCATCTAATATTGATAAAAATATAAATTTAATTAATAGATTATTAAATAGTTATTCGATTAATAATGTATATATTTCTTTATCAAAATCTTTATTTTTTTTTGATTTTGTTAAAGCTGCTATTTTTTGGTTAAAAGCTATACATAGATCAGTTTATTATAATCAGCATAAACCATCTTTGTATGGTAAGGCTTTATTATCTGGATGTTATTTTAATAATAAAAAAGATTTTTATAATTATTCTCTGTTAGATATTGAATTTAGAACCTTAACAAATGATAATCTTAGTAAAAAAGAACTATTAGTATATATAGATAAATATGGATCTTTAAAAAAAAACCTTGTTTCAGCTTTCAAGATATGGAAAGCTGTTAAAAATCATACAAAGCTCGATAATTGGATCAAAACAATTATAGAAGTTTTAAAAGCTATAGGCTTTCCAGGAGAGCAATCAAATGAATACTTCATTCAAATACAAATAAATCAGTTATTAAATAATTTATTTATATTATCAAATATAAAAGGTATTATAAACGGAGATGAATTAATTGATATTTTAGAAAATGTATCTAAAAAAATATATACAAAAAATGATAATTATATAAGAAAAACAAATTTTTATATTCTTGATCCATCAGAATGTATAGATATTAGTTGGGATGGTGTATGGTATATAAATTTACCTATTGAATCAAAAAATCCATTTTTACCTGATAATTTTTATAATAAGTTATTATCAGAAAATATATTATATGAAAAAATTAAAAATTCTACAGAAATTTTAATAATAAGTTTTTGTAAAACAAATGAAATTATCAAAAATAAAACATTAACTTTTATAGACAATATAAAATTTTTAGAAAATAATTTTTCAAATTTTAAGAACAAGTCACAAGATATAAATATAGAATATTTCAAAGATGATAAAGGCCCTGAAATTGATAATAATACTACTTTTAGTGGAGGAATTGATATATTAGAATTACAAGCTCGTAATCCACAGTGGGCATTTGTTAAATATAGATTAAAGGCTAACAAAATTAAAAATTATAATAATAATAATTATGCTTATATTAGAGGCAAAATAATACATAAATCATTAGAATTATTTTGGTCTATAGTAAAAAATCAATTTTCTTTAAAAAAAATTATTGAAAATAATAAATTACATAATATATTAAAAGCTATTATCAAAAAGTCAATAAAATTAGAATTTTTTAATTATAATAAAAAATTAATTGAATTAGAAAAATATCGTTCTTTTAATTTATTGTATAAATGGCTATTATTTGAAACAAATAGACCTAATTTTGCTATATCATCCTTAGAAAAAAAATTTACTTTTTTTAAAGGAAGATTACAAATTAATATAATTGTAGATAGAGTAGATGAAATTGATGATAATAAATTTATTATAATTGATTACAAAACAGGAAAAATTTTTAATTATAAATTAGAGGATTGGTTTAGTAAAAAATTAAGAAATTTACAATTACCAATTTACTCTGCTTTACTAAATAATTTAAATTTTAATGGCTCTATAAATGGATTTGTTATTGCACATATTTATCCTTTTAATTTCAAATATTATGGTCTTTCTAAATTAAATCTATTTATTGATGGTATACATATTTTGCCAAATGATATTATTAAAAATAATATTTCTTGGGAAGAAATAAATAAGATATGGAATAAATCATTACAAATATTAACTGATGATTTTATTAATGGTTATGCTAATAACAATTTTAGCAATATTGAAGACATAAAATTTTGTGATATATTACCATTTTTGCGCT
- a CDS encoding L-threonylcarbamoyladenylate synthase: MKIFSNKQIDHAARYLLEGGLVAFPTETVYGLGANAQKEESVINLYKIKERPLNHPMIVHISKKEDIYYWIESLPKEADVLIENFWPGPLTLILKKSKYINNIISAGQSNIGLRCPSHPIAHALLKSFIKMNKGYGGVVAPSANKFGRISPTHSSHVIEEFNLNKDSNILLLNGGDSSIGIESTVLDLSNLNEYGERIPVLLRPGYITIEQISNILNCNISRNNKNNVKYSGMMKSHYAPRTKLKILPYYLLKDMHNNDIHNKNIAIIHFSNLHYNSNSSLTLYKISNNPNEFAKKIYSQLRYIDSIKYDLIIIEEPPKDIYWEAINDRINRAAS, from the coding sequence ATGAAAATTTTCTCTAATAAGCAAATTGATCATGCAGCAAGATATCTATTAGAAGGTGGGCTTGTTGCTTTTCCTACAGAAACAGTATATGGTTTAGGAGCAAATGCTCAAAAAGAAGAATCAGTTATAAATTTATACAAAATTAAAGAAAGACCGCTAAATCATCCTATGATTGTACATATATCTAAAAAGGAAGATATATATTATTGGATAGAATCTTTACCTAAAGAAGCTGATGTTTTAATTGAAAATTTTTGGCCAGGACCTTTGACTTTAATTTTAAAAAAATCTAAATATATTAATAATATTATTAGTGCTGGTCAATCTAATATTGGATTAAGATGCCCGTCTCATCCAATAGCACATGCTTTATTAAAATCTTTTATTAAAATGAATAAAGGTTATGGTGGTGTAGTAGCTCCATCAGCAAATAAATTTGGTAGGATTTCTCCTACACATTCAAGTCATGTAATAGAAGAATTTAATTTAAATAAAGATTCTAATATATTATTATTAAATGGTGGTGATTCTTCTATTGGCATTGAATCTACAGTATTAGATTTATCTAATTTGAATGAATATGGTGAACGTATTCCAGTATTATTACGACCAGGGTATATTACTATAGAACAGATATCTAATATCTTAAATTGTAATATTAGTAGAAATAATAAAAATAATGTTAAATATTCAGGAATGATGAAATCTCATTATGCTCCTAGAACGAAATTAAAAATCTTGCCATACTATTTATTAAAAGATATGCATAATAATGATATTCATAATAAAAATATAGCTATTATTCATTTTTCAAATTTACATTATAATTCTAACTCCAGCCTTACACTTTATAAAATATCTAATAATCCTAATGAATTTGCAAAAAAAATTTATTCTCAATTACGCTATATAGATTCTATAAAATATGATTTAATTATCATTGAAGAACCTCCTAAAGATATTTATTGGGAAGCAATTAATGATCGAATTAATAGAGCAGCATCATAA